A single Paenibacillus kribbensis DNA region contains:
- a CDS encoding DNA/RNA helicase domain-containing protein produces the protein MFKIETYDYTNKNFDEWDIPFDYHCVYILENGKEAYIGETNNSIRRAKEHASNSQKNKNKKYLFNKMHIITGSPMEETPAKHYENLLIKLMKVDKKFHIVNGSDGQKPHYQRKNDFERHFDKLWFQLEEKGLVKTKEFNTIINSNAYKYSPHTTLTEEQHKTLTSIVHTIDSGETLPHEPTFNTRPILIRGDAGTGKTVVATSLFHYLKSNERYRDKKIALVYANPCTRSEIQEVFKNTEGLSKKDVISPVEVTKQHYDIIICDEAQRLRRGKNLGMYYVHFKTGNVRLGFDKTHDELDWIMANSNCQILFYDGKQSTSPSDITREQFEERLYERKRGIRPIELDEQMRIKAGDSYVPYIYDVLYQKTTNNLAFENYDFKLFTSFSDMVNALDVKEKDMGLCRLCTGYAWEWKGKEDNKLVDICIDGVNIKWNSQTGGWLSNLNAKKEMGSIYTLPGLDLNYAGVIIGPDLVFDKLDNMIKINKDNFFDNKVKNGITVEELKAYILNTYAVFLTRGIRGTYIYVCDDNLREYFERYIPYY, from the coding sequence ATGTTTAAGATAGAAACCTATGATTATACCAATAAAAACTTTGATGAATGGGACATCCCTTTTGACTATCACTGCGTCTACATATTAGAAAATGGTAAAGAGGCCTACATTGGTGAAACCAACAACTCCATCAGAAGAGCGAAGGAACACGCTAGCAACTCCCAAAAAAATAAGAATAAAAAATACCTTTTTAACAAAATGCATATAATTACTGGATCACCAATGGAGGAAACACCAGCCAAGCATTATGAAAACCTGCTAATAAAACTAATGAAGGTTGATAAAAAGTTTCATATTGTAAATGGAAGTGACGGCCAAAAGCCGCATTACCAAAGAAAGAATGATTTTGAACGGCATTTTGATAAGCTATGGTTCCAGCTTGAAGAAAAAGGGCTGGTAAAAACGAAAGAATTTAATACGATCATTAACTCAAATGCATATAAGTACTCTCCTCATACTACCCTAACCGAAGAACAACACAAGACCTTAACAAGTATTGTTCACACCATTGATTCAGGTGAGACTCTACCACATGAACCGACTTTCAATACAAGGCCAATTCTCATAAGAGGTGATGCGGGAACCGGGAAAACTGTTGTAGCCACTTCACTGTTCCATTATTTAAAAAGCAATGAGCGTTATAGAGATAAAAAAATCGCATTGGTGTATGCAAATCCCTGCACTCGCAGCGAAATTCAAGAAGTTTTTAAGAATACGGAGGGGTTGAGCAAAAAAGACGTTATCAGCCCAGTGGAAGTCACCAAACAACACTACGACATTATTATTTGCGATGAAGCCCAACGACTGAGAAGAGGTAAAAATCTCGGAATGTATTACGTACATTTTAAAACAGGGAATGTCCGACTCGGATTCGATAAAACACACGATGAATTGGATTGGATTATGGCTAATTCCAACTGCCAGATTCTATTCTATGACGGAAAACAAAGTACAAGTCCTTCCGACATAACACGCGAACAATTTGAAGAAAGACTGTATGAAAGAAAGCGGGGGATTCGTCCTATAGAGCTAGATGAACAGATGCGAATAAAAGCTGGCGATAGCTATGTCCCTTACATCTACGATGTGCTTTATCAAAAAACTACTAACAATCTTGCATTTGAAAACTATGATTTTAAACTTTTCACCTCGTTTTCCGATATGGTGAACGCCCTTGATGTAAAGGAAAAAGACATGGGGCTATGCAGGCTTTGTACAGGATATGCTTGGGAATGGAAAGGTAAAGAAGACAACAAATTAGTAGATATCTGTATTGACGGTGTTAACATTAAATGGAACAGTCAGACAGGCGGTTGGTTAAGCAATTTAAATGCTAAAAAAGAGATGGGTAGTATTTATACATTGCCTGGACTTGATTTAAACTATGCCGGAGTTATTATTGGTCCAGATCTCGTTTTTGATAAATTGGACAATATGATAAAAATAAATAAGGATAATTTTTTCGACAACAAAGTAAAGAATGGAATAACTGTTGAAGAACTGAAAGCTTACATTCTTAATACATATGCGGTTTTTCTAACTCGTGGTATCAGAGGAACATACATCTATGTTTGTGACGATAACCTAAGAGAGTATTTTGAGAGGTATATTCCTTATTACTAA
- the smpB gene encoding SsrA-binding protein SmpB, whose amino-acid sequence MGKKADGKVLAQNKKASHDYFIEDTYEAGMVLTGTEIKSLRNGRSNISDAFATIRNGEIHIHNMHISPFEQGNRNNPTDPTRTRKLLLHKEQIRKLIGLSKQEGYTIVPLKIYVRNGYAKLLLGLGRGKKQYDKRETAAKRDAQRDIQRALREKQKIAR is encoded by the coding sequence ATGGGTAAGAAGGCAGACGGGAAAGTGCTCGCCCAGAACAAAAAAGCTTCCCATGACTATTTTATTGAGGACACCTACGAGGCGGGCATGGTGTTAACGGGAACGGAGATCAAGTCCTTGCGGAATGGTCGATCCAACATCAGTGATGCTTTTGCTACGATCCGTAATGGCGAGATTCATATTCACAATATGCACATCAGTCCCTTTGAGCAAGGTAATCGCAACAATCCAACCGATCCGACGCGTACGCGTAAGCTACTGCTGCACAAAGAGCAGATTCGTAAGCTTATCGGTCTGTCCAAACAGGAAGGCTATACGATCGTACCGCTCAAGATTTACGTGCGCAACGGCTATGCCAAACTGCTGCTTGGATTGGGCAGAGGTAAAAAGCAGTATGACAAGCGGGAAACGGCTGCCAAACGCGATGCACAGCGTGATATCCAACGCGCTCTGCGTGAGAAGCAAAAAATTGCGAGATAG
- the rnr gene encoding ribonuclease R encodes MITEQQLLDFMRETAYKPMTYQELEQHFDIKDAEEFREFLKLLNALEEDGKILLTRTNRYGVPERMDLQRGRLQAHAKGFAFLIPEDREHPDVYIHANDLKSAMNGDTVLVRVTSKGPAGGRLEGEVVRIVKRAVLQVVGVFQSHEAYGFVLPDDKRINRDIFIPKDSFNGAVNGQKVVVRIVSYPEGRAAAEGEVLEVLGHKDDPGVDILSVIRKHQLPEAFPDEVTAEADQAPDAITEEEIVRQGRRDLRDKIIVTIDGEDAKDLDDAVNVERLPNGNYRLGVHIADVGYYVRENSKLDQEAYNRGCSVYLVDRVIPMLPHRLSNGICSLNPQVDRLTLSCEMEFNEHMKVVKHDIFTSVIKTKERMTYTNVRKILEEEDAELMERYKDLVEVFRTMKELALKLRANRMRRGAVDFDFDEAKVIVDDEGKAVDIVKRDRTIAEQIIEEFMLAANETVAEHFHWLKVPFLYRIHEDPDPEKLQNFMAFAANFGHQIKGRGNSIHPRALQTLLEDIQGTKEQTVLSTMMLRSMKQAKYDAESTGHFGLAAEYYSHFTSPIRRYPDLVIHRVIREVLENGGALTDERQEYLTARMPDIAQQSSERERVAVDAERDTEQMKKAEYMLDKVGEEFEGIISSVTSFGMFIELDNTVEGLTRLSALTDDYYHFDEQHMALIGERTSKVFRIGDEVKVRVARVNMEDYTIDFELVDMKQRQRRERTGGSGQGGGFARGEGRGKGRDGRDRKGGKDKAGRERKGGREAAGKPKEAGSGGISTTGRAGRGGGNGAGSAGSFGFGSGKGGYNSPIAGTSKRRKKKTSASGIFIGSAATPGSDAGSSGEGAGRRKRKNKGGSGGNGTAAFVRKKKK; translated from the coding sequence ATGATAACAGAGCAACAACTACTTGATTTTATGCGAGAGACCGCATACAAGCCTATGACATACCAGGAGCTGGAGCAGCATTTTGACATTAAGGACGCAGAAGAGTTTCGCGAATTCCTTAAGCTCTTGAACGCACTGGAGGAAGATGGGAAAATTTTACTGACCCGCACAAACCGTTATGGTGTGCCGGAACGGATGGATTTGCAGCGCGGGCGCTTGCAGGCTCATGCCAAGGGCTTTGCTTTTTTGATTCCAGAGGACCGGGAGCACCCGGATGTATACATTCATGCTAACGATTTAAAGAGCGCGATGAATGGAGACACGGTGCTGGTAAGAGTGACGTCAAAGGGACCTGCGGGTGGCCGATTGGAAGGCGAAGTCGTGCGGATCGTGAAGCGCGCTGTGCTTCAAGTGGTGGGTGTGTTTCAGAGCCACGAAGCATACGGTTTTGTTTTGCCGGATGATAAGCGCATTAACCGGGATATTTTTATTCCAAAGGACAGCTTCAACGGAGCTGTGAACGGGCAAAAGGTCGTTGTGCGTATTGTGAGCTACCCGGAGGGACGGGCGGCAGCGGAAGGCGAAGTGCTGGAGGTGCTGGGTCACAAGGACGATCCAGGCGTCGACATTTTGTCGGTGATTCGCAAGCATCAGCTTCCGGAGGCTTTCCCCGATGAAGTGACAGCGGAAGCGGATCAGGCTCCCGACGCGATTACGGAGGAAGAAATTGTACGTCAGGGACGTCGCGATTTGCGTGATAAGATCATTGTTACGATTGATGGCGAGGATGCCAAAGACCTGGATGATGCGGTTAATGTAGAGCGTCTGCCGAACGGAAACTACCGTCTGGGCGTTCATATTGCCGACGTAGGGTATTATGTGCGTGAGAACTCCAAGCTGGATCAGGAGGCTTATAACCGCGGCTGTAGCGTTTATTTGGTCGACCGTGTCATTCCTATGCTTCCACACCGGCTTTCCAACGGGATTTGTTCTTTGAATCCGCAGGTGGATCGCTTGACTTTGTCCTGTGAAATGGAATTCAACGAGCATATGAAGGTTGTAAAGCATGATATTTTCACCAGTGTGATTAAGACGAAGGAACGAATGACATACACCAACGTTCGCAAAATCCTCGAAGAGGAAGATGCCGAATTGATGGAACGGTACAAAGATCTGGTAGAAGTATTCCGTACGATGAAGGAACTGGCATTGAAGCTGCGTGCTAACCGGATGCGCCGGGGTGCGGTTGATTTCGATTTTGATGAAGCGAAAGTGATTGTGGACGATGAAGGTAAAGCTGTCGATATCGTAAAAAGAGATCGTACGATAGCCGAGCAAATTATCGAGGAATTTATGCTGGCAGCCAATGAAACCGTGGCCGAGCATTTCCACTGGCTCAAGGTGCCTTTCCTCTACCGGATTCATGAGGACCCGGACCCGGAGAAGCTGCAAAATTTCATGGCGTTTGCCGCTAATTTTGGACACCAGATCAAAGGCCGTGGGAATTCCATTCACCCGCGTGCGTTGCAAACGTTGCTGGAGGACATTCAGGGCACGAAGGAGCAGACGGTGCTTAGTACCATGATGCTGCGTTCGATGAAGCAGGCGAAGTATGATGCAGAGTCTACAGGGCATTTTGGACTGGCTGCGGAGTATTATTCTCATTTTACATCGCCAATTCGCCGTTATCCTGATTTGGTGATTCACCGTGTCATTCGTGAGGTATTGGAGAATGGCGGGGCTTTGACAGATGAGCGTCAGGAATATCTGACTGCACGCATGCCAGATATTGCGCAGCAATCCTCCGAGCGAGAACGTGTGGCTGTGGATGCAGAGCGCGACACAGAGCAAATGAAAAAGGCTGAATACATGCTGGACAAGGTTGGCGAGGAGTTCGAGGGCATCATCAGCAGCGTAACCAGCTTCGGTATGTTCATCGAGTTGGACAATACGGTGGAGGGTCTGACGCGCTTGAGTGCGCTTACGGATGACTATTACCATTTTGACGAGCAGCATATGGCGCTAATCGGTGAACGCACCTCTAAGGTATTCCGCATCGGAGATGAGGTCAAGGTTCGTGTCGCCCGCGTCAATATGGAGGATTACACAATTGACTTCGAGCTTGTCGATATGAAGCAGCGGCAACGCCGTGAGCGGACGGGCGGCTCGGGACAAGGCGGAGGCTTTGCGCGTGGCGAGGGCCGCGGTAAAGGCCGCGATGGACGTGACCGCAAGGGCGGCAAGGACAAGGCTGGCAGAGAGCGTAAAGGCGGTCGTGAAGCGGCTGGGAAGCCTAAAGAGGCCGGCAGCGGAGGCATTAGCACCACAGGTCGCGCAGGCCGCGGTGGTGGAAACGGAGCCGGCTCGGCAGGCAGCTTTGGCTTTGGTAGTGGCAAGGGCGGATACAATTCGCCAATCGCCGGTACAAGCAAACGCCGGAAGAAGAAGACATCTGCTAGCGGTATTTTTATCGGCAGTGCAGCTACACCAGGCAGTGACGCCGGATCAAGCGGTGAAGGTGCCGGGCGTCGCAAACGGAAGAATAAAGGCGGTAGTGGAGGTAACGGCACCGCTGCATTTGTACGAAAAAAGAAGAAGTAA
- the secG gene encoding preprotein translocase subunit SecG — protein MEIFLKVLLIVFSIAVIAVVLLQKGKSAGLSGAISGGAEHLFGKTKARGMDLILQRATAVLGACFMIVAVLVAFFAK, from the coding sequence ATGGAAATCTTTTTGAAAGTGCTGCTCATTGTGTTCTCGATTGCTGTTATTGCGGTTGTTTTACTGCAAAAAGGGAAAAGTGCAGGTTTGTCCGGTGCCATCTCTGGCGGTGCTGAGCATCTGTTCGGCAAGACAAAAGCTCGCGGTATGGATTTGATTTTGCAACGCGCAACTGCCGTTTTGGGTGCGTGTTTTATGATTGTTGCCGTTCTGGTTGCATTTTTTGCAAAATAA
- the eno gene encoding phosphopyruvate hydratase encodes MTIISDVYAREVLDSRGNPTVEVEVYLESGAIGSAIVPSGASTGAHEAVELRDNDKSRYLGKGVLQAVKNVNEIIAPEVIGLDALNQVEIDTLMIKLDGTHNKGKLGANAILAVSMAVARAAAEALGLPLYTYLGGFNAKQLPVPMMNIVNGGAHADNNVDVQEFMVLPVGAPTFKEALRIGAEIFHNLKSVLNSKGLNTAVGDEGGFAPNFKSNEEALSTIIEAIEKAGYKPGVDVFLGMDVASTEFYKDGKYTLEGEGKSFTSAEFVDLLASWVDKYPIVTIEDGCSEDDWEGWKLLTEKLGSKIQLVGDDLFVTNTERLAKGIEENIGNSILIKVNQIGTLTETFDAIELAKRAGYTAVISHRSGESEDSTIADIAVATNAGQIKTGAPSRTDRIAKYNQLLRIEDQLGELAQYHGLKSFYNLKK; translated from the coding sequence ATGACTATTATTTCTGACGTGTACGCTCGCGAAGTCCTCGACTCCCGTGGTAACCCTACGGTTGAAGTTGAAGTATATCTGGAATCCGGCGCTATCGGTAGTGCCATCGTTCCTTCCGGTGCCTCCACTGGTGCTCACGAAGCTGTAGAGCTTCGCGATAACGACAAATCCCGTTACCTGGGTAAAGGTGTTCTGCAAGCTGTTAAAAACGTGAACGAAATCATCGCTCCTGAAGTGATCGGCTTGGATGCTTTGAACCAAGTAGAAATCGACACTTTGATGATCAAATTGGATGGTACACATAACAAAGGTAAATTGGGTGCAAACGCAATTCTGGCTGTATCCATGGCTGTTGCTCGCGCTGCTGCTGAAGCTCTGGGCTTGCCGCTGTACACTTACCTGGGTGGATTCAACGCTAAACAATTGCCAGTACCAATGATGAACATCGTTAACGGTGGCGCTCATGCCGACAACAACGTTGACGTTCAAGAGTTCATGGTTCTGCCTGTAGGCGCTCCTACTTTCAAAGAAGCTCTGCGTATTGGTGCGGAAATCTTCCACAACCTGAAATCTGTACTTAACTCTAAAGGTTTGAACACAGCTGTTGGTGATGAAGGCGGTTTTGCTCCTAACTTCAAATCCAACGAAGAAGCTCTGTCCACGATTATCGAAGCAATCGAAAAAGCCGGTTACAAACCAGGCGTTGACGTATTCCTCGGTATGGACGTTGCTTCCACTGAGTTCTACAAAGATGGAAAGTACACACTGGAAGGCGAAGGCAAATCCTTCACTTCTGCTGAGTTCGTTGACCTGCTTGCTTCTTGGGTTGATAAATACCCAATCGTTACCATCGAAGATGGTTGCTCCGAAGATGACTGGGAAGGTTGGAAATTGCTCACTGAGAAACTGGGCAGCAAAATCCAATTGGTTGGTGACGACCTGTTCGTAACGAACACAGAACGTCTGGCTAAAGGTATCGAAGAAAACATCGGTAACTCCATCCTGATCAAAGTAAACCAAATCGGTACGCTGACTGAAACATTCGACGCTATCGAATTGGCTAAACGCGCAGGATACACAGCTGTAATCTCTCACCGTTCCGGTGAATCCGAAGACAGCACAATCGCTGATATCGCTGTTGCAACAAATGCAGGCCAAATCAAAACAGGTGCTCCTTCCCGTACTGACCGTATTGCGAAGTACAACCAATTGCTCCGCATTGAGGATCAACTGGGTGAACTGGCTCAATACCACGGCCTGAAATCTTTCTACAACCTGAAAAAATAA